From a single Couchioplanes caeruleus genomic region:
- the selD gene encoding selenide, water dikinase SelD, translating into MTQPQRLTQYAHGGGCACKIPPGELEAVVSNLIGDATPRGPGELLVGLDDGDDAAVVKLAAGMAVVATADFFTPVVDDAYDWGRIAAANALSDVYAMGGSPVVAVNLLAWPRDLLPMELAGEVLRGGLAIAREAGCHVAGGHSVDDPEPKYGMAVTGVADPAHLMRNDAGVAGTPLTLTKPLGIGVLNSRHKSTGEVFAQAVAAMTELNRAAAEAAVAAGAVCATDVTGFGLLGHLHKLARASGVTARIDASAVPYLEGAREALRDGYVSGGTRRNLDWVMPHADTGGVAADELLLLADAQTSGGLLVAGEVPGYPVIGELLPARPDGKTLELR; encoded by the coding sequence ATGACGCAACCTCAACGCCTCACCCAGTACGCCCACGGCGGCGGATGTGCCTGCAAGATCCCGCCCGGCGAGCTCGAAGCCGTCGTGTCCAACCTCATCGGCGATGCCACCCCGCGCGGCCCGGGCGAGCTGCTCGTCGGGCTGGACGACGGGGACGACGCCGCCGTGGTGAAGCTGGCCGCGGGCATGGCCGTCGTCGCCACCGCCGACTTCTTCACGCCCGTCGTGGACGACGCGTACGACTGGGGCCGGATCGCCGCGGCCAACGCGCTCTCCGACGTGTACGCGATGGGCGGCAGCCCGGTCGTCGCCGTCAACCTGCTCGCCTGGCCCCGTGACCTGCTGCCGATGGAGCTGGCCGGCGAGGTCCTGCGCGGCGGCCTGGCGATCGCCCGGGAGGCCGGCTGTCACGTCGCCGGCGGGCACAGCGTCGACGACCCGGAGCCCAAGTACGGCATGGCCGTCACCGGCGTCGCCGACCCGGCCCACCTCATGCGCAACGACGCGGGCGTCGCCGGTACGCCGCTCACGCTCACCAAGCCGCTCGGCATCGGCGTGCTGAACAGCCGGCACAAGTCGACCGGCGAGGTGTTCGCGCAGGCCGTCGCCGCGATGACCGAGCTGAACCGCGCCGCGGCCGAGGCGGCCGTGGCGGCCGGCGCGGTCTGCGCCACCGACGTCACCGGCTTCGGGCTCCTCGGCCACCTGCACAAACTCGCCCGGGCTAGCGGGGTCACCGCCCGGATCGACGCGAGCGCGGTCCCGTACCTCGAGGGCGCACGCGAGGCGCTGCGCGACGGGTACGTCAGCGGCGGCACGCGGCGCAACCTGGACTGGGTGATGCCGCACGCCGACACCGGCGGCGTCGCCGCCGACGAGCTGCTGCTGCTCGCCGACGCGCAGACCTCCGGCGGCCTGCTCGTCGCCGGCGAGGTGCCCGGATACCCCGTGATCGGCGAGCTGCTGCCTGCACGCCCCGACGGCAAGACCCTCGAGCTGCGGTGA
- a CDS encoding VOC family protein encodes MRVDLFAGIPVRDRATAVAWYERLFGTGPSFLPNDAEAVWEIAEHRYVFIEVRPENAGHAIHTLFVSDFDSRMGEIAARGLTPAKRETYENGVRKATFRDPDGNEIGYGGMPA; translated from the coding sequence ATGAGGGTGGACCTGTTCGCGGGAATCCCGGTCCGCGACCGCGCCACGGCGGTCGCCTGGTACGAGCGACTCTTCGGCACCGGACCGTCCTTCCTCCCGAACGACGCCGAAGCCGTGTGGGAGATCGCCGAGCACCGGTACGTCTTCATCGAGGTACGCCCGGAGAACGCGGGCCACGCGATCCACACGTTGTTCGTCAGCGATTTCGACAGCCGGATGGGCGAGATCGCCGCGCGGGGACTGACGCCGGCGAAAAGGGAGACCTACGAGAACGGCGTACGCAAAGCCACATTCCGGGACCCGGACGGCAACGAGATCGGGTACGGCGGAATGCCCGCCTAG
- a CDS encoding DUF397 domain-containing protein translates to MDLTEAKWRKSSRSSGNGGDCVEVAGNLPGVVAVRDSKAPGGPALIFARDEWRSFVAAVKVGEFDT, encoded by the coding sequence GTGGACCTGACCGAGGCCAAGTGGCGCAAGAGCTCGCGCAGCAGCGGCAACGGCGGTGACTGCGTCGAGGTGGCCGGCAACCTCCCGGGCGTCGTCGCGGTGCGTGACTCGAAGGCTCCCGGAGGACCCGCCCTGATCTTCGCGCGGGACGAGTGGCGGTCGTTCGTAGCTGCTGTCAAAGTGGGCGAATTCGATACCTGA
- a CDS encoding PP2C family protein-serine/threonine phosphatase, which produces MDPSVEVALAGMLAAAEDATPVNAVEAVTGELGAALHASSVSFLIADLSGRALVRLAHVPFEPAADGRRDGAELATVVPFDGGPQEEALRTQVVQVLKDDSGWTILAPVTERGEVIGLLEILLGAEPAPAALGEITRTAHALAFVVIANRRHTDLFEWGQRTTPFNLSAEIQRRLLPSAFTCEGGSFTLSGWLEPSASIGGDTFDYSVARDTLHFSVTDAMGHGVTSALIATLGVASLRNSRRAGHSLTEQADRASAAVAGHAPAKGAFLTAVLGRLDLLTGTCALINAGHVPPILIRDGEPRELTLPRNFALGMFPDTGARAGSVTLQPGDRMVVVTDGMRERDAAALDLTAELRSLSTLHPREAVRSLADGVLAVAGPTLQDDATLLIVDWHGRHDLPRRTSAGADVSAATSADCR; this is translated from the coding sequence ATGGATCCATCGGTGGAGGTGGCGCTGGCCGGGATGCTGGCCGCCGCGGAGGACGCCACGCCCGTGAACGCCGTCGAAGCCGTCACCGGTGAACTCGGCGCGGCCTTGCACGCCAGCAGCGTCTCCTTTCTCATCGCGGACCTCAGCGGCCGGGCCCTGGTCCGGCTGGCGCACGTCCCGTTCGAGCCGGCCGCGGACGGCCGCCGCGACGGCGCCGAGCTGGCGACCGTGGTGCCCTTCGACGGCGGCCCGCAGGAAGAGGCGTTGCGCACCCAGGTCGTGCAGGTGTTGAAGGACGACTCCGGATGGACGATCCTCGCGCCGGTCACCGAGCGCGGCGAGGTGATCGGGCTGCTGGAGATCCTCCTGGGCGCCGAGCCGGCACCGGCAGCCCTCGGTGAGATCACGCGCACCGCGCACGCGCTGGCGTTCGTCGTGATCGCCAACCGGCGCCACACCGACCTGTTCGAGTGGGGACAGCGCACCACCCCGTTCAATCTGTCCGCCGAGATCCAACGCCGGCTGCTGCCCAGCGCTTTCACCTGCGAAGGCGGCTCGTTCACCCTGTCCGGCTGGCTCGAGCCGTCGGCGAGCATCGGCGGGGACACCTTCGACTACAGCGTCGCCCGTGACACGCTGCACTTCAGCGTCACCGACGCCATGGGGCACGGCGTGACCAGCGCGCTGATCGCCACCCTCGGCGTGGCCAGCCTTCGCAACTCCCGCCGCGCGGGGCACAGCCTCACCGAACAGGCCGACCGCGCCAGCGCCGCCGTGGCCGGGCACGCCCCGGCCAAAGGTGCCTTCCTCACCGCCGTCCTCGGCCGCCTGGACCTGCTCACGGGGACCTGCGCGCTGATCAACGCCGGCCACGTGCCGCCGATCCTGATCCGGGACGGGGAACCGCGCGAACTCACCCTGCCCCGCAACTTCGCCCTCGGGATGTTCCCCGACACGGGGGCTCGTGCCGGCTCGGTGACGCTGCAGCCCGGCGACCGGATGGTCGTCGTCACCGACGGCATGCGCGAACGCGACGCCGCCGCCCTCGACCTCACGGCCGAGCTGCGATCACTCAGCACCCTGCATCCTCGCGAGGCCGTTCGCAGCCTCGCCGACGGGGTCCTCGCCGTCGCCGGCCCCACCCTCCAGGACGACGCCACCCTGTTGATCGTCGACTGGCACGGGCGCCACGACCTGCCGCGCCGCACCAGCGCGGGTGCCGACGTCTCCGCGGCCACCTCAGCCGACTGCCGCTGA
- a CDS encoding VOC family protein produces the protein MTSYVSHTTVDCADAYALSRWWQAVLDYREDPDDPNEPGHEECLISSADGRHRLLFIEVPEPKQTKNRIHLDLRPADGTRDAELARLVGLGAAVVADRRNPDGTGWAVLADPEGNEFCILRSEAEVAGRQP, from the coding sequence ATGACCTCTTACGTGTCGCACACCACCGTGGACTGCGCCGATGCCTACGCCCTGTCGCGGTGGTGGCAGGCCGTCCTGGACTACCGCGAGGACCCGGACGACCCGAACGAGCCCGGCCACGAGGAATGCCTGATCTCCTCGGCCGACGGACGGCACCGCCTGCTCTTCATCGAGGTGCCGGAGCCCAAGCAGACCAAGAACCGCATCCACCTCGACCTGCGGCCCGCCGACGGCACCCGCGACGCGGAGCTGGCCCGGCTGGTCGGTCTCGGCGCGGCCGTCGTGGCGGATCGCCGCAACCCGGACGGTACGGGATGGGCCGTGCTCGCCGACCCGGAGGGCAACGAGTTCTGCATCCTGCGCAGCGAGGCCGAGGTCGCGGGCCGCCAACCGTGA
- a CDS encoding helix-turn-helix domain-containing protein produces MTQLQVLELFAGELRRLRCGAGLSQEALAEKISYSASLVAAVEQCRRPPRMDFAQKCDEALGGGGLLLRIREATVRESLLPWFREWAAIERDARALRSFQPLVLPGLFQTPAYAHALCATGSPLQSDQVEQIVASRIERQQVLDRTPPPLIVAVLDQTVLERPIGGPSTMRAQLLRLIELAGRPNIHIHVVPRAVGGYTGLSGPFVLASPFEGRDTAYLDNQIKGTVVDAAEEVAVLQEAWEAVRAEALPRQQTLALISEVADQWT; encoded by the coding sequence GTGACGCAACTCCAGGTCTTGGAACTGTTCGCAGGCGAACTGCGCCGCCTCCGCTGCGGGGCTGGCCTGTCACAGGAGGCTCTCGCCGAAAAGATCAGCTATTCGGCGTCACTGGTTGCGGCCGTCGAACAGTGCCGCCGGCCGCCGCGGATGGACTTCGCCCAGAAGTGCGACGAGGCGCTGGGCGGCGGAGGCCTCCTCTTGCGCATCCGCGAGGCGACGGTCCGGGAATCGCTGCTCCCCTGGTTCCGGGAATGGGCGGCCATCGAACGCGACGCCCGGGCCTTGCGCTCGTTCCAGCCGCTCGTCCTGCCGGGCCTCTTCCAGACCCCGGCATACGCACACGCCCTCTGCGCGACCGGCAGTCCCCTGCAGTCCGACCAGGTCGAGCAGATCGTCGCCAGCCGTATCGAACGACAGCAGGTGCTGGACCGCACCCCGCCCCCGCTGATCGTCGCCGTCCTCGATCAGACGGTTCTCGAACGGCCGATCGGCGGCCCGTCCACGATGCGGGCCCAGCTGCTCCGACTGATCGAATTGGCCGGACGGCCGAACATCCACATCCACGTCGTGCCGAGGGCCGTCGGCGGCTACACCGGCCTGAGCGGCCCGTTCGTCCTCGCATCACCGTTCGAGGGCAGAGACACCGCCTACCTCGACAACCAGATCAAGGGCACCGTCGTCGACGCCGCCGAGGAGGTAGCAGTACTCCAGGAGGCATGGGAGGCTGTGCGTGCCGAGGCGCTGCCACGGCAACAGACACTCGCCTTGATCTCGGAGGTGGCGGACCAGTGGACCTGA
- a CDS encoding DUF397 domain-containing protein: MDLTGAEWHKSSRSSGNAGGDCVEVADNLPGVVAVRDSKAPGGPALIFAPGEWRSFLAGVKAGEFDR; this comes from the coding sequence ATGGACCTGACGGGCGCCGAGTGGCACAAGAGCTCACGCAGCAGCGGTAACGCCGGCGGTGACTGCGTCGAGGTGGCCGACAACCTCCCGGGCGTCGTCGCGGTGCGTGACTCGAAGGCTCCCGGAGGGCCCGCCCTGATCTTCGCGCCGGGTGAGTGGCGGTCGTTCCTTGCCGGGGTGAAGGCCGGGGAGTTCGACCGCTAG
- a CDS encoding GNAT family N-acetyltransferase produces the protein MRASEPAVRPATLTDVGSLVRLRIANAVAHLALDPATYRIPEEEAVRRHFAAVLTEGSEGHAVLVAEVDGRVVGMVEVVRSSGPPDHQILRPEPSAQIHTVVAEEARGRGVGSALLTAAEQWAAAAGIAYLSAGIHHRNAGAVRFYSRYGYAGSGLSLGRRVTT, from the coding sequence GTGCGAGCGAGCGAACCCGCGGTGCGGCCGGCGACTCTGACCGATGTCGGCTCTCTTGTGCGGCTGCGGATCGCCAATGCCGTGGCTCACCTGGCCCTGGACCCGGCGACCTACCGCATCCCGGAGGAAGAAGCGGTCCGGCGGCACTTCGCAGCGGTCCTGACCGAGGGTTCGGAAGGACACGCGGTGCTGGTCGCCGAGGTGGACGGCCGGGTCGTCGGCATGGTGGAGGTCGTGCGCAGTTCCGGTCCGCCGGACCATCAGATCCTGCGCCCGGAGCCGTCCGCGCAGATTCACACGGTGGTGGCCGAGGAGGCGAGAGGCCGGGGAGTCGGCTCGGCGTTGCTGACCGCCGCGGAGCAGTGGGCGGCCGCCGCCGGGATCGCTTATCTGTCGGCGGGCATTCATCACCGCAACGCCGGTGCCGTGCGGTTCTACAGCCGGTACGGATACGCGGGCTCCGGTCTGTCCCTGGGCCGGCGGGTGACCACGTGA
- a CDS encoding STAS domain-containing protein — protein MGLQLAARAGRACTVVEVGGQVDMATGPELHDFLQQVTAGKGGPQLVLDLADVSFLDSSGLGVLLVWFKELHGAGGRLCVAGLQEPVASVLRLTAVDQVLDVYDSVEAAEADMPPVAS, from the coding sequence GTGGGTTTGCAGTTGGCGGCGCGGGCCGGCAGGGCTTGCACGGTCGTGGAGGTCGGCGGGCAGGTGGACATGGCCACCGGACCCGAGCTGCACGATTTCCTCCAGCAGGTCACCGCCGGCAAGGGCGGCCCGCAGCTGGTGCTGGACCTGGCCGACGTGTCCTTCCTGGATTCCAGCGGCCTGGGTGTGCTGCTGGTCTGGTTCAAGGAGTTGCACGGTGCGGGCGGCCGGTTGTGCGTCGCGGGGTTGCAGGAGCCCGTCGCCTCTGTGCTGCGGCTGACGGCCGTGGACCAGGTGCTGGACGTGTACGACTCCGTGGAGGCGGCCGAGGCGGACATGCCCCCGGTGGCGTCCTGA
- a CDS encoding Scr1 family TA system antitoxin-like transcriptional regulator — protein MREQLGPFVIASPFEGRDVAYLDNQINGSMVDAPSTVAMLHEVWEAVRAEAVPRQESLALIAEAANRWT, from the coding sequence ATGCGCGAGCAACTCGGCCCGTTCGTCATCGCCTCGCCGTTCGAGGGAAGAGACGTCGCCTACCTCGACAACCAGATCAACGGCTCGATGGTGGACGCACCGTCGACCGTGGCGATGCTCCATGAGGTATGGGAGGCTGTGCGAGCCGAGGCAGTGCCGAGGCAGGAGAGTCTCGCCCTGATCGCGGAGGCGGCGAACCGATGGACCTGA
- a CDS encoding ATP-dependent nuclease translates to MDTRMPYESPEFGASDPPNPESWALSIDTLYATGGQQIELPETGVTVFVGGNNAGKSSMLNSINEQLMDAANQSLAVTHLSLRRRGRGIDFESWLTQHAHMNVGESGGPIFTRAKDAGEFVTLQQAEARWDQFRSQRERHSLGELYSFLVHVSTVTQRANMVSVSAMQRLRRSDQPRSVLSLFEFDKDLFEQFSSLSERIFRQPLTLNYLIGQLSLHVGRVDVAPPPIDAPDETYAEAVMALPPLGSQGDGMKSMLGLLMPIITASYPIIIMDEPEAFLHPPQAFELGKAVATIARERRVQVIAATHDRNFLTGLLQPRVPVSVVRLERFGAGAARTTQLQDARLKGLWQDPVVRYSNVLDGLFHRFVVIAEADDDCRFYNAALDAANDEEEQATKGLEGTHIPPSEALFVPSNGKAAMADIAATLVELGVRVIVTPDLDILNEEGTLSKLVRALGYDWKLFQGPYRAATQSFRSSRGPAKSSDVLMAVSSVLEIDPYRIYDDELKSQVLAQMRSSESPWAALKRYGVKAFTNPSEYVHATRLLDALDAIGLIVLREGELERLAPGVDVRKGPRWLRASLEAGAHTHSPAQHHIHKVAAIAAQEPISPGALAAILA, encoded by the coding sequence ATGGACACCCGCATGCCGTACGAGTCTCCCGAATTTGGCGCGAGCGACCCACCGAATCCAGAAAGCTGGGCGTTGAGTATCGACACTTTATACGCAACGGGTGGTCAGCAGATCGAGTTACCGGAGACTGGAGTAACAGTCTTCGTCGGGGGAAACAATGCAGGCAAGTCCTCCATGTTGAACAGCATCAACGAGCAGTTGATGGACGCAGCGAACCAGAGCCTTGCCGTGACGCACCTATCTTTGCGTAGACGGGGGCGTGGGATCGACTTCGAATCCTGGCTCACTCAACACGCGCACATGAACGTCGGCGAGTCAGGGGGACCAATATTCACCCGAGCGAAAGACGCCGGAGAGTTCGTCACGCTACAGCAGGCGGAGGCCAGGTGGGATCAATTCAGATCGCAACGCGAGCGGCATTCGCTTGGTGAGTTATACAGCTTTCTGGTGCACGTCTCAACTGTCACACAACGAGCCAATATGGTTTCCGTCAGCGCGATGCAACGCTTGCGACGAAGCGACCAGCCTCGGAGCGTTCTCAGCCTTTTCGAATTCGACAAGGATCTATTCGAACAGTTCTCATCGCTGAGCGAACGGATCTTTCGCCAACCGCTCACTTTGAACTACTTAATCGGGCAGCTCAGTCTGCATGTAGGTCGCGTGGACGTCGCGCCGCCCCCGATCGACGCCCCAGACGAGACTTACGCCGAGGCAGTCATGGCGCTCCCGCCACTCGGCAGTCAGGGTGACGGCATGAAGAGCATGCTCGGCCTCTTGATGCCGATCATTACCGCTTCGTACCCGATCATCATCATGGATGAACCTGAAGCATTCCTCCATCCTCCGCAAGCTTTCGAGTTGGGCAAGGCGGTCGCAACGATCGCCCGAGAACGGCGGGTCCAGGTCATTGCTGCTACCCATGACCGAAATTTTCTAACAGGCCTGCTGCAGCCGCGTGTTCCGGTCTCCGTCGTGCGCTTGGAGCGCTTTGGCGCCGGAGCAGCCAGGACGACTCAACTCCAGGACGCCCGCTTGAAAGGTCTGTGGCAAGACCCGGTCGTGCGATACAGCAACGTCCTCGATGGGTTATTCCACCGTTTTGTCGTCATAGCCGAAGCTGACGATGACTGTCGTTTTTACAACGCCGCCCTCGACGCCGCCAACGATGAAGAGGAGCAAGCAACAAAGGGGTTGGAAGGAACTCATATACCACCCAGCGAAGCCTTGTTTGTCCCATCCAACGGCAAAGCGGCCATGGCGGATATCGCTGCCACCCTGGTTGAGCTCGGAGTCCGCGTGATCGTCACGCCAGATCTTGATATCTTGAACGAAGAAGGCACACTCAGCAAACTCGTTCGAGCCCTTGGGTATGATTGGAAACTATTTCAAGGCCCGTATCGCGCCGCAACGCAGAGCTTCCGATCCTCCCGGGGGCCAGCGAAGTCCAGCGATGTGCTAATGGCAGTAAGTTCGGTGCTAGAGATAGATCCTTACCGCATCTACGACGATGAACTGAAGTCCCAGGTACTAGCTCAGATGCGTTCCTCAGAAAGCCCTTGGGCAGCTTTGAAACGATATGGCGTCAAGGCGTTCACCAATCCTTCGGAATATGTCCATGCGACTCGGCTTCTCGACGCGCTTGACGCCATTGGGTTAATTGTCCTTCGAGAAGGAGAATTGGAACGCCTTGCGCCTGGAGTCGACGTGCGCAAGGGGCCTCGTTGGTTGCGCGCATCCTTGGAGGCTGGAGCGCATACCCATTCACCGGCGCAGCATCACATACACAAGGTGGCCGCAATCGCCGCTCAGGAGCCAATTTCCCCAGGAGCACTAGCGGCAATTCTCGCCTAG